One Physeter macrocephalus isolate SW-GA chromosome 10, ASM283717v5, whole genome shotgun sequence DNA window includes the following coding sequences:
- the LOC102978889 gene encoding LOW QUALITY PROTEIN: nucleolin-like (The sequence of the model RefSeq protein was modified relative to this genomic sequence to represent the inferred CDS: inserted 2 bases in 2 codons) — protein LNDEDESEEAAMETAPAKGKKAPAKAAPVKAKSTAEAEEDDEEEEEEEEEEEEPVKETPGKRKKEMAKQKXAPEAKKQKVEATEPTTSFNLFVGNLNFSKSSPELKTGISDLFAKNDRAVVDVRIGVSRKFGYVDFESAEDLEKALELTGLKVFGNKMKLEKPKGKGNKKGRDARTLLAXNLPYKITQEELKEVFGDAVEIRLVSKDGKGKGIAYIEFKIEADSEKNLEEKQGTGIDGRSISLYYTREKGQSQDYRGGENSTWSGESKTLVLSNLSYSATEETLQEAFEKAMFTKVPQNQNGKSKGYAFIEFASFEDAKEALNSCNKMEIEGRAIRLELQEPRGSPNARIQPSKTLFVKGLSEDTTEETLKESFDGSVRARRVIDRETGSSKGFGFVDFNSEEDAKAAKEAMEDDEIDGNKVNLDWAKPKGEGGFGGQGGGPGGPGGFGGRGRGGFGGCGGFRGGRGGGGDHKPQGKKTKFE, from the exons TTGAATGACGAAGATGAATCTGAAGAAGCAGCTATGGAGACTGCACCagccaaaggaaagaaagctCCAGCAAAAGCTGCTCCTGTGAAGGCAAAGAGCACTGCTGAAGCTGAAgaggatgatgaggaggaggaagaagaggaggaagaggaggaagaacctGTCAAAGAAACACCTGGAAAACGAAAGAAGGAAATGGCCAAACAAA CAGCTCCTGAAGCcaagaaacagaaagtggaaGCCACAGAACCAACTACGTCTTTCAATCTCTTTGTTGGAAACCTGAACTTCAGCAAATCTTCTCCTGAATTGAAAACGGGTATCAGTGACCTTTTTGCTAAAAATGATCGTGCAGTTGTTGATGTCAGAATCGGTGTGTCTAGGAAGTTTGGCTATGTGGATTTTGAATCTGCTGAAGACCTGGAAAAAGCCTTGGAACTCACTGGTTTGAAAGTCTTTGGCAATAAAATGAAACTTGaaaaaccaaagggaaaaggcaatAAGAAAGGTCGAGATGCGAGAACACTTTTGG AAAATCTGCCTTATAAAATTACTcaggaagaattaaaagaagtGTTTGGAGATGCTGTGGAGATCAGATTAGTGAGCAAGGATGGGAAGGGTAAAGGGATTGCTTATATTGAATTTAAGATAGAAGCTGATTCAGAGAAAAACTTGGAAGAAAAGCAGGGAACAGGGATAGATGGGCGATCCATTTCCCTGTACTATACCAGAGAGAAAGGTCAAAGTCAAGACTATAGAGGTGGAGAGAATAGCACTTGGAGTGGTGAATCAAAA accctGGTTTTGAGCAACCTCTCCTATAGTGCAACGGAAGAAACTCTTCAGGAAGCATTTGAGAAGGCAATGTTTACTAAAGTGCCCCAGAACCAAAATGGCAAATCTAAAGGCTATGCATTTATAGAATTTGCTTCATTTGAAGATGCTAAAGAAGCTTTAAATTCatgtaataaaatggaaattgagGGCAGAGCAATCAGGCTGGAGTTGCAAGAACCCAGGGGATCACCTAATGCAAGAATCCAGCCATCCAAAACTCTGTTTGTCAAAGGTCTGTCTGAGGATACTACAGAAGAGACATTAAAGGAGTCATTTGATGGCTCTGTTCGTGCAAGGAGAGTCATTGACCGGGAGACTGGATCCTCCAAGGGGTTTGGTTTTGTAGACTTCAACAGCGAGGAAGATGCCAAAGCTGCCAAGGAGGCCATGGAAGATGATGAAATTGATGGAAACAAAGTTAATCTGGACTGGGCCAAGCCTAAGGGTGAAGGTGGCTTTGGAGGCCAAGGTGGTGGCCCAGGTGGCCCAGGTGGATTTGGTGGCAGAGGCCGGGGAGGCTTTGGAGGGTGTGGAGGCTTccgaggaggcagaggaggaggaggagaccacAAGCCACAAGGAAAGAAGACGAAGTTTGAATAG